A single window of Desulfonatronovibrio hydrogenovorans DSM 9292 DNA harbors:
- a CDS encoding diguanylate cyclase: protein MSNQESVLIVDDDPAGLLFASKIIGDAGYRVMEASTGYEGISRARQYMPDLVLLDVKLPDLNGLDVCRAMKSDPTLQGILVLLFSAVRTDPLDKALGLETGADGYLVKPVEKRELLAQVKAMLRLKKAEEKVASQKHWYQTILNSLSELVICLDLEMKVIWANRSALESIDSSLEDVSGQKCNSLWACTETGRSDCPVSRALVSGKMEKSQQKTGDGRVWDVRAYPVRDDKDQVVSMVEVAMDVTRNINTRKALERSEKLLKEVTSRMPGAVIQYRVLPRQKPELMYVSPGIFNLLALNSESIMIKPDLIWERVHPDDLNRIYRQFKQSMSDNLAFGSDFRVYGPGENIKWLRISTVPHEFENATAWYAMLTDITPLKIVEQELTRKALHDPLTGLPNRQLFNDRLDQAISYAQRYDQKVGLIFIDLDDFKPINDRYGHMFGDAVLQTVANRLAQCARKTDTVARFGGDEFVFVISSLTQKKDIERTLSKILGIMKMEFEVDGQDCFINASLGISIYPDDAQNIEDLIHAADLAMYRAKQQPGLNFLFYGDLPKGE from the coding sequence ATGTCAAATCAAGAAAGCGTTCTCATAGTAGACGACGACCCAGCAGGCCTTTTGTTTGCTTCCAAAATCATTGGTGATGCAGGCTACAGGGTCATGGAAGCATCCACCGGCTACGAGGGAATCAGCAGAGCCCGCCAATACATGCCGGATCTGGTTCTGCTTGATGTTAAACTTCCAGACCTTAACGGACTTGATGTCTGCCGGGCCATGAAATCGGACCCAACCCTTCAGGGAATCCTTGTCCTTTTGTTTTCCGCAGTCCGGACTGACCCCCTGGACAAAGCCCTGGGTCTTGAAACTGGAGCTGACGGCTACCTGGTCAAACCTGTGGAAAAAAGAGAGCTTCTTGCCCAGGTCAAGGCCATGCTTAGGCTCAAAAAGGCCGAGGAAAAAGTTGCCAGCCAGAAGCATTGGTACCAGACCATTCTGAACAGCCTTAGTGAGCTTGTCATCTGTCTGGATCTGGAGATGAAGGTCATCTGGGCCAACAGATCCGCCCTGGAAAGCATAGACTCCTCTCTGGAAGATGTATCGGGTCAAAAATGCAATTCTTTATGGGCGTGCACAGAAACAGGCCGGTCCGACTGCCCGGTTTCCAGGGCCCTTGTATCCGGAAAAATGGAAAAGTCCCAGCAGAAAACCGGGGATGGCAGGGTCTGGGATGTCAGGGCCTATCCGGTCAGGGATGATAAAGACCAGGTTGTAAGCATGGTTGAAGTGGCCATGGATGTTACCCGCAACATCAACACCCGCAAGGCTCTGGAGAGAAGTGAAAAACTGCTCAAGGAAGTCACCTCCCGTATGCCTGGAGCAGTTATCCAGTACAGGGTTCTGCCCCGCCAGAAACCGGAGCTGATGTATGTCAGCCCAGGGATCTTCAATCTTTTGGCCTTGAACTCTGAGAGCATCATGATTAAGCCTGATCTCATCTGGGAAAGGGTTCATCCCGATGATCTGAACCGGATTTACAGACAGTTCAAACAGAGCATGTCCGACAACCTGGCCTTTGGCTCGGATTTCAGGGTCTATGGTCCGGGAGAGAATATCAAATGGCTGAGAATAAGTACTGTTCCCCATGAATTCGAGAATGCCACGGCCTGGTATGCCATGCTCACTGACATTACTCCCCTTAAGATCGTGGAGCAGGAACTGACCCGCAAGGCTCTGCATGATCCCCTGACCGGTCTGCCCAACCGTCAGCTTTTCAACGACCGTTTGGATCAGGCCATCTCTTATGCCCAGAGGTACGACCAGAAAGTCGGGCTGATCTTCATTGACCTGGATGATTTCAAGCCCATAAATGACAGATACGGACACATGTTCGGGGATGCCGTGCTCCAGACTGTGGCCAACAGGCTGGCCCAGTGCGCCCGAAAAACAGATACTGTGGCCAGGTTCGGAGGAGATGAATTTGTTTTTGTGATTTCCAGCCTGACTCAAAAAAAAGACATTGAACGGACTCTCAGTAAGATCCTGGGGATTATGAAAATGGAATTCGAGGTGGACGGTCAGGACTGCTTTATCAATGCCAGTCTGGGCATAAGCATCTATCCGGACGACGCCCAGAACATCGAGGATCTCATCCACGCTGCAGATCTGGCCATGTACAGAGCCAAGCAGCAGCCAGGTCTTAATTTTCTGTTTTATGGTGATCTCCCCAAAGGCGAATAA
- a CDS encoding aspartate:alanine exchanger family transporter, whose translation MEIDLIGIIRDMPELLFFLILGLGYLVGNIKVRGFELGSTTGVLLTGLFFGHFGFELPANTLEIGFILFIYSVGLQAGPRFFSVFLEDGLKYVTLALVVSISAVALAFGISSYLGFSRGISAGLLSGALTSTPTLAAAQDAVHSGLARLPESRSADLVIQDIGSAYAITYLFGLIGLLAFIRLIPYLLKFNLAQEAVKLARQKRFTPEDDDSAESSQSQMLRAYRVQSDQVVGRPLKDLSFTTRTGCVIQSVIRGKEKFAPGADTVLEQNDRVSVVGPLEGHERMEKMLGPEVLDKELLTTPVKTHDVVVTHPDAVGRSLGDLHYPARYGCFVTRVSRSHVNLPIDESTVLEKGDVVRVTGARDRLEELIRRLGHVERNIIQTDLLTFALGIAAGLFVGKITFKVGALSLGLGTAGGLLLTGILIGFLRSIHPTFGRVPPAARWLFMELGLLFFMAGIGLKAGPGIVDAVLTLGPVLFVSGIVITTVPVIVGFVFGKYVLKFNPVILLGAITGAMTSTPALNAVIKAAGSPVPALGYAGTYAFANVFLALAGTLIMML comes from the coding sequence ATGGAAATTGACCTCATCGGAATTATCAGGGACATGCCTGAACTCCTGTTTTTCCTGATCCTGGGCCTGGGCTACCTGGTGGGGAACATAAAGGTCAGGGGTTTTGAACTCGGATCCACCACCGGAGTCCTGCTAACTGGTCTTTTCTTCGGACACTTTGGCTTTGAGCTTCCGGCCAACACCCTGGAAATAGGGTTCATTCTTTTTATCTATTCAGTAGGCCTTCAGGCCGGCCCGAGATTTTTCAGCGTCTTTCTGGAGGACGGCCTTAAATACGTCACCCTGGCATTGGTGGTCAGCATCAGTGCAGTGGCTCTGGCCTTTGGCATCTCTTCCTATCTCGGATTTTCCAGGGGAATCAGCGCAGGCCTTCTTTCCGGTGCCTTGACCAGCACCCCGACCCTGGCCGCTGCCCAGGATGCGGTTCACAGCGGCCTGGCCAGGCTGCCTGAATCCAGATCAGCAGACCTGGTCATTCAGGACATAGGTTCAGCCTATGCCATAACCTATCTGTTCGGCCTGATTGGGCTTCTGGCCTTCATCAGACTCATCCCCTACCTGTTAAAGTTCAACCTGGCCCAGGAAGCGGTCAAACTGGCCAGACAGAAACGCTTCACCCCTGAAGATGACGACAGTGCCGAATCATCCCAGAGTCAGATGCTCCGGGCCTACCGTGTTCAGTCAGACCAGGTGGTGGGGCGTCCCTTAAAAGACTTAAGCTTTACCACCAGAACAGGATGTGTGATCCAGAGCGTTATCCGGGGAAAGGAAAAATTCGCCCCAGGAGCAGACACGGTCCTGGAGCAAAATGACCGGGTTTCAGTGGTCGGGCCTCTGGAAGGCCATGAGCGCATGGAAAAAATGCTTGGCCCTGAGGTACTGGACAAAGAACTGCTCACCACACCGGTCAAAACCCATGACGTGGTGGTCACCCACCCTGATGCTGTGGGCAGGTCCCTGGGTGACCTGCACTATCCAGCCAGATATGGCTGTTTTGTAACCAGGGTCAGCCGTTCTCACGTGAACCTCCCCATTGACGAGTCCACTGTTCTGGAAAAAGGCGACGTGGTCAGGGTTACCGGAGCCAGAGACAGGCTTGAAGAACTCATCCGGCGCCTGGGTCATGTGGAGAGAAACATTATCCAGACAGACCTGCTGACCTTTGCTTTGGGTATTGCAGCCGGGCTCTTTGTCGGCAAGATCACCTTCAAGGTTGGTGCCCTTTCCCTGGGCCTGGGAACAGCCGGAGGTCTTTTGCTGACCGGTATACTCATTGGATTCCTGCGGTCAATCCATCCTACCTTTGGCAGGGTTCCGCCAGCTGCCAGATGGCTTTTCATGGAACTCGGGCTCTTATTTTTCATGGCCGGAATAGGTCTTAAGGCCGGCCCGGGCATAGTTGATGCTGTCCTTACCCTGGGGCCTGTCCTTTTTGTGAGCGGGATTGTGATCACTACGGTTCCGGTCATTGTCGGCTTTGTTTTCGGGAAATACGTATTGAAATTCAATCCCGTAATCCTCCTGGGAGCCATAACCGGAGCCATGACCAGCACACCTGCCCTCAACGCTGTGATCAAGGCCGCAGGAAGCCCGGTACCAGCCCTGGGTTATGCAGGGACATACGCTTTTGCCAATGTATTTCTGGCCCTGGCAGGGACCCTGATCATGATGCTTTGA
- a CDS encoding response regulator produces the protein MTEEVFKVLLVEDNPVDVLYFEKISREMSDVSLSLVKAGTLSKAIELAKSQELDLAVCDLGLPDSMGLYTVKQIMAVSPDLPIIVMTNINDEDLGFKAVKMGAQDYLPKGSYNPGLLARSIKYSVERKAYAARQLWSCRERFTALFNNISQGAAFFDKQLSMTHCNPLFSELLGLKGVLSGPDILDQVSPEFLQRVSAVLEGSESNMDMGALVLKKSAEFQPWIRCIPVKDRQGDVQGVLCLAIEKTPSRPLIDLGPEAD, from the coding sequence ATGACTGAAGAAGTTTTTAAGGTCCTGCTGGTGGAAGACAACCCTGTGGACGTCCTATATTTTGAAAAGATATCCAGGGAAATGAGTGATGTTAGCCTGAGTCTGGTCAAGGCAGGTACCCTGTCCAAGGCCATTGAACTTGCGAAATCCCAAGAGCTTGACCTGGCAGTGTGCGACCTTGGACTGCCCGACAGCATGGGGCTGTACACGGTCAAGCAGATAATGGCTGTCTCTCCGGACCTGCCCATTATCGTCATGACCAATATCAATGATGAAGATCTTGGATTCAAGGCGGTAAAGATGGGTGCACAGGATTATCTGCCCAAAGGGAGCTACAATCCAGGCCTCCTGGCCAGATCCATCAAGTATTCAGTGGAACGAAAGGCTTATGCGGCCAGGCAACTATGGAGCTGCAGAGAAAGGTTCACGGCCCTGTTCAACAACATTTCCCAGGGAGCAGCCTTTTTTGACAAGCAGTTGAGCATGACCCACTGTAACCCCCTCTTTTCAGAGCTGCTGGGGCTGAAAGGTGTTCTGTCAGGTCCAGATATTCTTGATCAGGTTTCACCTGAATTTCTCCAAAGAGTAAGTGCTGTCCTGGAAGGATCAGAATCTAATATGGATATGGGGGCCTTGGTGTTGAAGAAATCAGCAGAGTTCCAGCCCTGGATTCGATGCATTCCGGTCAAAGACAGGCAAGGTGATGTCCAGGGAGTTCTCTGTCTGGCCATTGAAAAAACACCATCCAGGCCCTTGATAGACCTGGGTCCTGAAGCTGATTGA
- a CDS encoding NAD(P)H-hydrate dehydratase has product MSWLIVGTVPDEDFPLVRGRIRIDRDFLEIGQHQIKIARGTPALAATACMAASVLGIEPPEALLVGDTGKGSGSRKLYAHLVEAMPDLELAGITFHYLLPDVYWHNQVLWAAQKKSRQPLLVADAGFMYVAKMSGFAADYDLFTPDIGEMCFLADETAPHPFYTRGFLLEDESRVEEYISRAYSEKNAARHLMVKGAKDYIVQDQVILSTVSEPSIEAMEAIGGTGDSLTGIITANLMAGYEIPAACHKAALSNRYLGLLARPSPAFSVADLLPFLEQSIKLGNPR; this is encoded by the coding sequence ATGTCGTGGCTGATTGTCGGGACTGTTCCAGATGAAGATTTTCCCCTGGTGCGGGGCAGGATCAGGATAGACCGGGATTTTTTGGAAATCGGACAGCACCAGATCAAGATTGCCAGAGGGACCCCGGCATTGGCCGCCACCGCCTGCATGGCGGCATCAGTACTGGGGATAGAGCCTCCAGAGGCCCTGCTGGTTGGAGATACTGGAAAAGGGTCCGGGAGCAGAAAGCTTTATGCTCATCTGGTGGAAGCTATGCCGGACCTGGAGCTGGCCGGAATCACCTTTCACTATCTTCTGCCTGATGTTTATTGGCATAACCAGGTCCTGTGGGCTGCCCAGAAAAAAAGCAGGCAGCCCTTGCTGGTGGCTGATGCAGGCTTTATGTATGTGGCCAAGATGAGTGGTTTTGCCGCTGACTACGACCTTTTTACTCCGGACATCGGTGAGATGTGTTTTCTGGCTGATGAAACAGCTCCCCATCCTTTCTATACTAGGGGATTTTTGCTTGAAGATGAATCCAGGGTTGAGGAGTATATATCCAGAGCGTATTCTGAAAAAAATGCTGCCAGGCATCTCATGGTCAAGGGAGCCAAAGATTATATTGTCCAAGATCAGGTGATTCTGTCCACAGTTTCAGAACCAAGCATTGAGGCCATGGAAGCCATAGGCGGAACCGGGGACAGCCTCACCGGCATCATCACTGCTAATCTTATGGCCGGTTATGAGATCCCTGCTGCCTGTCACAAGGCTGCCTTGAGCAATCGTTATTTAGGTCTTCTGGCCCGGCCTTCTCCGGCTTTCAGCGTGGCCGACCTCCTGCCTTTTCTTGAACAGTCCATTAAGCTGGGCAACCCCAGATAA
- a CDS encoding RT0821/Lpp0805 family surface protein produces MKKIIVLMILSMFLLSCAGQKHTAGGAALGGVGGGIIGAQIGKGHGRTAAIIAGTLAGAALGGYVGSYLDRMDEMDRRQMNSTLETKPTGSTSQWQNPDTNTAYAVTPTSTYQQPDTGRYCREYTTEVQIGGETEKAYGTACRRDDGVWEIIK; encoded by the coding sequence ATGAAAAAAATAATTGTACTGATGATCTTGTCCATGTTTCTTTTGAGTTGCGCAGGTCAGAAACATACTGCCGGTGGAGCAGCCCTGGGAGGGGTAGGCGGCGGTATAATCGGAGCTCAGATAGGAAAAGGTCATGGCAGAACCGCAGCCATAATTGCAGGCACCCTTGCCGGAGCAGCTCTGGGAGGATATGTGGGCAGTTATCTGGACAGGATGGATGAGATGGACCGGCGTCAGATGAATTCGACCCTGGAGACCAAGCCCACAGGAAGCACCAGTCAGTGGCAAAATCCAGACACCAATACAGCTTATGCAGTCACACCCACCAGCACTTACCAGCAGCCGGATACTGGCAGGTATTGCCGGGAGTATACCACTGAAGTCCAGATCGGCGGTGAAACTGAAAAGGCTTATGGAACCGCCTGCCGCAGAGATGACGGAGTCTGGGAAATCATCAAGTGA
- a CDS encoding DUF3343 domain-containing protein gives MRFLKSIFAGFSDKTKGLSEKGILVFRHTSEVIRAESLLKEQGLDVLVKGPPPEIQTGCDMVIEFPLIIQLQVLDILEKGRVEPIQVITVQDHLLEPVSLYNVKDFGEYLMVRAANMKITVNKDTLEIVNVSGGGCPDVPFLAEQMVGRNLLQAPEPRSLGQTLCGYSLQLAYEEMKRRCRG, from the coding sequence ATGAGATTTCTTAAAAGCATCTTTGCCGGATTCTCAGACAAGACCAAAGGGCTGTCTGAAAAAGGAATCCTGGTTTTTCGACATACCAGCGAAGTGATCAGGGCCGAGTCTCTGCTCAAAGAACAGGGACTCGATGTCCTGGTCAAGGGGCCGCCTCCGGAGATTCAGACCGGTTGTGACATGGTTATTGAATTTCCGCTGATAATCCAGCTTCAGGTCCTTGATATTCTTGAGAAGGGCAGGGTGGAACCCATCCAGGTGATCACAGTCCAGGACCATCTCCTGGAGCCGGTTTCACTTTATAATGTCAAGGATTTCGGGGAATATCTGATGGTCAGGGCTGCCAATATGAAAATCACCGTGAATAAAGACACTCTGGAAATAGTCAATGTGTCTGGCGGGGGATGCCCTGATGTACCTTTTCTGGCGGAACAGATGGTTGGCAGAAATCTCTTGCAGGCTCCAGAGCCCAGGAGTCTGGGACAGACCCTTTGTGGATACTCCCTTCAACTGGCCTACGAGGAGATGAAACGAAGATGTCGTGGCTGA